The uncultured Sunxiuqinia sp. genomic sequence AAAATCGATAGGGTTGAAACCCGAGGTTAAAATTCCGCTTTACAACGGTTCGCTATCATGTAGCTTCAGAGAATATAAACTTTATAAAGGGTCTAAAAAATCTTCTAATTAATTTATAGTTTTATTATCTTAATTAATTTACGCTTTGTTTTTTGCCTGTTCAAATCTTGATTACAAGAACGCTGCTCTAAGAACGTTTGAAAATGATAAAAAGACACAGAGACTAATAATGCCTGATTCTATTGGGCTTTTAAAACAAATAAGTGCAGTGATTAATTTTCGATAACTTTAATAATGATTAGTCAAGGTCTTCTACGATCATATCTAGGTCCCGAGACACTCCACCTTTTACTTCGTTTAATTCTTCTTTTGTTAAAGTTTCGAATGAGTCAAAAATGTTGTTTTCGTTGTTAGCAAATAAAGTTTTCATTACTTTTAAATTTTAATGGTTAATACTTTTAATTCCTTAATTATCCTTTGTTCGCTTCTTTATTCCAATTAAGGGAAAAAGGTAACCCCTTCAGAATTAGAAAAAAATGAAAGAAAAAAACACATATAGGTATAAGTTGTTGATAGGCAGACTGATGATGGTGTGCGTTTTTTTTATTCTTTTTTCTTTTTTTTATGTTTCTTCTGCGTTTTCTCAGGACTTAGAACAATTTCAAAGAGATAGTTTGCTTGTCAGCGAGTTTAATCAAGAGGGTAGGCGAGCGTTACGATTTGGTGATTTTGAAAAAGCAGTAGTTTCTTATTCAAAAGCTATAAATTTAATTGATCAAATTTATAGGGAAGAAACTCTTCAAGCCTTTCTGCCGCTTGTTAATCTTGGTGTTGCACACAAGAACCAAGGAGAGTATGATAAGTCTATTGATATATATGTTGAAGCCGAAAGTTTAATTAAATCATTGTATGGTGATAAATATCCACGCATCGGCTTTGTTTATTCAAACTTAGGAACGGTCTATAAATTAAAGGGGGACTTTGTAAAGAATTTAGAATATCAGCAAGCTGCTTTAAGGGCCTTTCAATTAGAACCTAAAAAATATCAAAATCAAGTTATAAATGGGAAGTATCTAGTGTGTGAGGCTTTATACTTATTAGGTGAATATGATACGGCTATCAATGACGCAATTGAGAATTTAAATGAAGCTTCTGATAATGTTAAGACGTTTTATTATAGTCTGTTAGCTCGAATTTATGATAAGATTGGAGAGTCTGATTCGACAAAGGAATATTATCAGAAAACATTCAAAACATTAGTTAAAATAGCAGGAGAAAACTCATATGATTTGGGATTGGAGTATACTGATTACACAGAGTTCCTTTTATCTATTGGAGAGTATGATGAAGCTTTTAAATACGCTCAATTGTCGGAAGACATTGTAAAAAAGTATTTTACCGAGAAGAGTCAGCAGTACAGTGATGTGATGCTGAATTATGCAGATTATTATTTCAACCGTAGTTCTTCTGCTAGCGTTATTGCTGATTTTTATAGCAAGCGAAAGGAAGATTTAGACGAGGCGCTAAAGTATTATCAAAAAGCTCTAATCGCAGGATCAGAAGGATTTAACTCTCTTCTAGTCAGTGATAATCCAGAGTTAGGGCAGGAGGTTTCAGAGGTACAGGTGCTTAAGGCTTTAAAGAAGAAAGCGAATTGCCTGGAGACAATTGCTGATTTGAATGTTTCTTCATCAAACAGGCAGGATGCAATTTCAAATTATAACCTGGCATTAAATACCATAGAGCGTGCTACAGAACTGATTCATCAAATTAGAACCGGCTACGTTTCAGAGGATAGCCAGTTTTTCTTGGCTGAAAATCAGGAGTCTACATTTATTGATGCTGTGGGGCTTAGTTATAAATTATTTCAACAAACGAATGATTTCAGCTACGCCGAAAGAGGGTTTGAATTTGCAGAGAAGAGCAAGTCGGCCAGCTTTTTAGCAGCTGTTAAAGATACAAAAGCCAAGGAGTTTGGTGGCATTCCAGATCGTTTGATAAATCGGGAGAATTATTTAAAAATGAATATCTCTAATTATAAGGAGATGTTGTTTGAAGAAAAGCAAAATTCAGATCCCGATTCAGCGAGAATCGAATTGTTCAATTCAAAGATATTTCAACTGGGTGAGCAGTATGGGCAGTTAGTGCAAGTCTTGGAAGATTCTTTCCCTAATTACTATTCGTTTAAGTATCAGAATGATGTGGTTGGGGTTGCTGAGGTTCAGAAGAGGATTGACGAAAAAACAGCTCTTGTTGAATACTTGATTGAAGAGCCAACCACAAGTTTACCTGAAGGGCAGGTTTTTAAATTTGTTATTACTTCGGATGAGCTTCGTTTTTCAAGAGAACTTGTAGATTCAAGCTTTGTCGAAAATATAGAATCTGTCTACCAGTTTTTAACGAGTTCGGCTTATTTATTTACTGGTTTAGAGGAGTTTAAAGGTTACGCAGTATCGGCATTTCAACTGTACGATGTGTTGTTGGATAATGAAAGTATGTTTCTGGATGGCAAAGACTTAGTGATTGTTCCTGACGATAAGCTTGCTTATATTCCTTTTGACGCTTTGCTTTCGGAATTCCCGGATACTACCAAAATGAACTTTAGGGTATTGCCATACCTGGTTAGGGATTACTCAATCAGCTACACTTATTCAGCAACCCTTTTGTACGATTATTTTGAGAATGATAAAACTGCAAAATATGATCTGTTAGCATTTGCTCCAAGTTATGAAGGAGATAGCAGGGATTATACAGCTAATGCGGAGTATCGAGCTGGCTTGCTACCTTTGCTTGCTGTAAAAAAAGAAGTCGAATTCATTCATAAGTATGTGAATGGCGATGTTTTTGAAGATTCGCTGGCACAGGAAGGTCGATTTAAGGAAATGGCTTCTGATTATGATATTCTTCATTTAGCGATGCATACCATTGTCAATGATACGTTGCCGATGTATTCAAAATTGGCCTTTTCGAAGCCATATTTGGAAGAAAAGGATGATGGATGGCTGAATACCAATGAAATTTACACAATGGATTTAAAGGCTCGTATGGCGGTTTTGAGTGCCTGCAATACCGGTAGTGGTAAATTGCAAAAGGGAGAAGGGGTAATGAGTCTTGCCCGTGGTTTTCTTTATGCCGGGTGTCCGTCTATTGTGATGACTTTGTGGGAAGTGGAGGATGAATCCGGCGCTCACATCATGAAAGACTTTTACAAGTTCCTATCAAAAGGGAAAAGTAAGAATGAATCTTTACGTTCAGCCAAGTTAGTCCATATTGAAAATGCTGATCCGCTGAAGGCTCATCCTCATTATTGGCTTGGTTATGTGGTTGTTGGTAATGCTGATCCTCTTTTTGGGAGCAAAGACTTCTATTTTATTCTTGTCATTTTTGGGGTTATTGTATTACTATTTATCGATCAAGTTTACCGCAAAAGGAAAGCCCGGGATTAACCAATCCGGGCTTTGTATAACCATTATTTAAAAACTTTATTTGCGAAAGGAAGGTATTCGTAATTACTCTTCATGAACGTTTTAGGATAATTAGGAATTTCATCAGGAATACCGAAAAAAATGAACTTTTGAACTAAGGATATTGAACTGAACTAAGGAATGATTGAACAAAGGATTTTAAGTATTAACGGTTCATTTTTTCTATTTGCTAACGTTGTATCTTTTGTTATTTGCGTATTTAATTTGTTATTCGATGTATTTTATTTTTCTCAAGACAGCAC encodes the following:
- a CDS encoding CHAT domain-containing tetratricopeptide repeat protein, with amino-acid sequence MKEKNTYRYKLLIGRLMMVCVFFILFSFFYVSSAFSQDLEQFQRDSLLVSEFNQEGRRALRFGDFEKAVVSYSKAINLIDQIYREETLQAFLPLVNLGVAHKNQGEYDKSIDIYVEAESLIKSLYGDKYPRIGFVYSNLGTVYKLKGDFVKNLEYQQAALRAFQLEPKKYQNQVINGKYLVCEALYLLGEYDTAINDAIENLNEASDNVKTFYYSLLARIYDKIGESDSTKEYYQKTFKTLVKIAGENSYDLGLEYTDYTEFLLSIGEYDEAFKYAQLSEDIVKKYFTEKSQQYSDVMLNYADYYFNRSSSASVIADFYSKRKEDLDEALKYYQKALIAGSEGFNSLLVSDNPELGQEVSEVQVLKALKKKANCLETIADLNVSSSNRQDAISNYNLALNTIERATELIHQIRTGYVSEDSQFFLAENQESTFIDAVGLSYKLFQQTNDFSYAERGFEFAEKSKSASFLAAVKDTKAKEFGGIPDRLINRENYLKMNISNYKEMLFEEKQNSDPDSARIELFNSKIFQLGEQYGQLVQVLEDSFPNYYSFKYQNDVVGVAEVQKRIDEKTALVEYLIEEPTTSLPEGQVFKFVITSDELRFSRELVDSSFVENIESVYQFLTSSAYLFTGLEEFKGYAVSAFQLYDVLLDNESMFLDGKDLVIVPDDKLAYIPFDALLSEFPDTTKMNFRVLPYLVRDYSISYTYSATLLYDYFENDKTAKYDLLAFAPSYEGDSRDYTANAEYRAGLLPLLAVKKEVEFIHKYVNGDVFEDSLAQEGRFKEMASDYDILHLAMHTIVNDTLPMYSKLAFSKPYLEEKDDGWLNTNEIYTMDLKARMAVLSACNTGSGKLQKGEGVMSLARGFLYAGCPSIVMTLWEVEDESGAHIMKDFYKFLSKGKSKNESLRSAKLVHIENADPLKAHPHYWLGYVVVGNADPLFGSKDFYFILVIFGVIVLLFIDQVYRKRKARD
- a CDS encoding ComC/BlpC family leader-containing pheromone/bacteriocin gives rise to the protein MKTLFANNENNIFDSFETLTKEELNEVKGGVSRDLDMIVEDLD